CAAGTTGCCCAAGCTTGAGGAGTCGGACATGTTGGTCGTCAACCCGACTCATTTTGCCGTCGCTTTGTATTATCGTCGCGGCAAGACGCCGTTGCCGCAGTTGGTGGCCAAGGGCACGGATGCACAGGCGCGCAAGCTGATCGATCGCGCCAAGGCAGCGGATGTTCCGGTCATTCAGTGCGTGTGGCTGGCCCGCACAATCTACGAGAAAAAGATCGGCGCGCCGATTCCCCGCGAGACGTTGCAAGCCGTGGCGTTGATCTACCGTACCTTGCGTGAGCTAGACGATGAAGCCAAGCGTGAAACCCTCACGTTGCCGGAGCTTGCGCAGCGCTGATCAGCGCGTAACCAGCAGGTCCAGCGCTTGTAAGTTGGCCAGAGACAGCATCCGGCTGAGGATATTGTCCAGGGACTGGCGTTCGGTAGGCAGGGCGTGCCAGATAATCAGTGAGCCCTGTTTGTCCAGATAGATATAGCAGCCGTCAAACGCCAGCGCCTGTTCAAAACGACGTTCCAGTACCCGTTCCAATTGTCCGGACTGCAGGGCCATGCTCGCGATTTGCAATGTAATACCCTTGCGGGTGCCGGCCTCGCAGGAACCGAATGTGACGCCCTGGCACAACTGCTGATGAGCGCAGCCCCCGCTCACCAGGTTGTCGATGAGCATCTGGCGCTTGAGATAAACGTCTGACGCTGCCTCCATGTTCAACGCTCCAAAGATATCGTCTGGTAGTCCGAGCGTTCGCCGGCAGGACCGGGTTCGACACGCATCTGGGGTGGCCACCAGACCACCATCTTGTCTTTGCTCGATTGTGGGCGTGAGCAGGAGTCGCCTTTGCAGGTCGGTGTGCAACCGGTAACAAGCAGTACGGCAGCCATTAGGGTGGCATGCATCAGTCGGTGGTTCATGGTGAGGTCGTCCGGGTTGGGGTGAGCAGGGAAGGGCGTGGCTCGCTCAGATGTTCATCCTTGATGACCGGACGCATGGCGATAAACACTTCAGCTTCTTCACCAGGCTTGAGCCAGGCACGCGGCCATACGGTGACCGCCAGCGTTTGTGAATTGCTGCATTCCTTCTCATCGATGCGCACATTGCGCTTGAACTGGTTGCGCAGCACCACCACCGCCACGTTGTATTGCGGGCCTGCATACCACTGGCTGCGTTCGGTATTCAGCGCCAGCAAGTCGCGGGTGCTGCACAGCGTATTCAGCCCCAGCGGCATCGGCTCGGCTTTGAACGTCTTGGGCACTTCGCCACTGACCAGGTGCGCCAGAGTGCTGGTGATGTCGCTGCGGTTAATCACCGGCTGATGGGGGGCGTAGCGCCGCGCCAGTGGCTTGAGCGCAGCCTGCAGTTCGACCTGATCGTCCTGAGGCAAATAGCGTGAAGGATCCGACTGATCGCCGATCACCCGTGGGGTCAGGATGAACAGCCGCTCACGCCGGTTATTCTGTCGTTCGGTCGAGGAGAACAGTGCCTTGCCCAGCAAAGGTATGTTCCCCAGCACGGGGACCTTGTTTTGTTTATCGGTGCTTTCGGTGACGTGGAACCCACCCACCACCAACGAACGTTTTTCTGCCATTACGGCTTGGGTGCTGACTTTGCCCCGGCGTACATCCGGGCCAATACGTTCGGGGTTGGACTCGTCAAAGTTACCGTCCTCGATGTCTATCGCCAGATGGATCTGATGGCCGCCCCGACTGGTGATCACCCGGGGAACCACCTGGAAACTGGTGCCCACGGTGATGGGCAGGATCGTCGCGTTTCTGGTGCCGGCAGTCAGGTATTGAGTACGGTTGAAGTCAATGATCGCAGGTTGGTTTTCCAGGGTCAGCACTGAGGGGTTGGATACCATGGTGGCCAGCCCACGTGATTCCAACGCGCGAATATCGGCATAAAAGCGATCACGGCGTCCGATCGATAGTTGCGACGCGGTACCGGGCGCCATGTTGACGCCGCCACGGAAGCGGCTGTTCTGAAAGCCCCACTTGATACCGAATTCATTTAATTGTGTGCGCTCGATGTCGAGGATGATCGCGTCGATTTCCACCAGCTTGCGCGCCACATCAAGTTGGCTGATCAGCTCGCGATACATCGCTTGTCGCTCCGGCAAGTCGTAAATCAGGATGGCGTTATTACGCACATCCGCCTCGACGCGGATCCGGCTGGTGCCCACTGGCGCCCGAGGCGTAATCGACATGCCGGCATCCGGGGGCGCAGGGGCGCTGAGCATTTGCCCCAGCAGCGGGTTGCCCAGGCGCGCAGAGCTGGGCGTGATAGGAGCGGGCTGGGACTGGGACGGGGAGCGTTGAGCCAGGCCGGAAAGCGTCGTGGCAGAGCGCGGCTCCAACAGCCCGCGCAGCATGCTGGCGACGCCTGGAATAACGATTTTTTCGTTGCGATACTCTATTTGGCGGTCTGCGGCATTGGCGAATTTCAGTGGGAACGTCAGCACGCTCTGTTTTTCATCCGCAGAGCGACGCTGGCTGCTGAATTGCTTGATCTGTTCGATATAGCTTTTGGGGCCGGATACCAAAACAATGCCGTCCTCCGGCAACTCGCCCCAGCCGAATCGGCTATCGAGCAAGCCAATATCGGTGAGCGCCTGCTTGAGGTCGGAAACCGTCTCGGAAGAGACTTCCAGGCGCGCGGACTCCTGTTGGTCCAGTGTGCTGATAAATAAGGTGTTGTTATAGAGATACCACTGGAAGCGATGCTCAACGCCCAGTCTGTCCAGCAGTGACTGCGGCGTGTTCGCGCGAATTTTGCCGTTGACATCACCTTCCAGCAGGCCCTCGATTTGCAATTGCGTGCCGAAAGTCTGCGCGAAGTCCTCAAGCACCTCTCGTAGAGGTTTATGTTCGGCTTCATAGGCATAGGCAGTGTTTTTCCACTCAGGTGGAATGGCGGCCAGCGCGCTTTGCACTGGCGTCAGCAAAC
Above is a genomic segment from Pseudomonas sp. R5-89-07 containing:
- the hrpT gene encoding HrpT family type III secretion system protein translates to MNHRLMHATLMAAVLLVTGCTPTCKGDSCSRPQSSKDKMVVWWPPQMRVEPGPAGERSDYQTISLER
- the sctC gene encoding type III secretion system outer membrane ring subunit SctC; this translates as MYNKNHKHQRLRQDLPGAPTKRTSWYNLLLLSCLLTPVQSALAAIPPEWKNTAYAYEAEHKPLREVLEDFAQTFGTQLQIEGLLEGDVNGKIRANTPQSLLDRLGVEHRFQWYLYNNTLFISTLDQQESARLEVSSETVSDLKQALTDIGLLDSRFGWGELPEDGIVLVSGPKSYIEQIKQFSSQRRSADEKQSVLTFPLKFANAADRQIEYRNEKIVIPGVASMLRGLLEPRSATTLSGLAQRSPSQSQPAPITPSSARLGNPLLGQMLSAPAPPDAGMSITPRAPVGTSRIRVEADVRNNAILIYDLPERQAMYRELISQLDVARKLVEIDAIILDIERTQLNEFGIKWGFQNSRFRGGVNMAPGTASQLSIGRRDRFYADIRALESRGLATMVSNPSVLTLENQPAIIDFNRTQYLTAGTRNATILPITVGTSFQVVPRVITSRGGHQIHLAIDIEDGNFDESNPERIGPDVRRGKVSTQAVMAEKRSLVVGGFHVTESTDKQNKVPVLGNIPLLGKALFSSTERQNNRRERLFILTPRVIGDQSDPSRYLPQDDQVELQAALKPLARRYAPHQPVINRSDITSTLAHLVSGEVPKTFKAEPMPLGLNTLCSTRDLLALNTERSQWYAGPQYNVAVVVLRNQFKRNVRIDEKECSNSQTLAVTVWPRAWLKPGEEAEVFIAMRPVIKDEHLSEPRPSLLTPTRTTSP
- a CDS encoding transcriptional regulator is translated as MEAASDVYLKRQMLIDNLVSGGCAHQQLCQGVTFGSCEAGTRKGITLQIASMALQSGQLERVLERRFEQALAFDGCYIYLDKQGSLIIWHALPTERQSLDNILSRMLSLANLQALDLLVTR